The Cydia splendana chromosome 27, ilCydSple1.2, whole genome shotgun sequence DNA window ATTATCAGTCATGGGAAATATGCGATCTGGAACCAAATCAGATCTTTTGAAATTCCTTATCAACCATTGTGACCCAGCTCACACACCCATAGTGCCGAGTTCACCACCAGTATCAGCCAAAGTTTTAGATGGTTCCGCCTTGGTGCATATGCTAAGCCCTGGACACAACAAAATATTTCATGAGTATGCTGACAAAGTATTTATACCTTTTTTGCATAGAGAATTTGCCACTGTATCACGTATAGATTTAGTATGGGATAGGTATGACACTGAAAGTCTCAAAAATACAACAAGAGAGAAACGTGGCACTGGACAAAGGACACGAGTTACCCTAAACACTAAGATTCCCAAGGGTTGGGCAAATTTTCTTAGGGATAGTACAAATAAAGAGGAATTATTCCATCTTCTGGCGTCCCAGTGCCATACCGCAAAATATGCAAGCAACAAAGAATTGTACGTGACGGATGGAGAGGGAGTTCTCAGCAACAGTAGCAGAGACAAACAAAAACTAGAACCATGCAACCACGAGGAAGCAGACACGCGCATGATTGTGCATGTAGCTGATGCTGTAGCCCAAGGTCACACGAAAATAATGTTACGCACAGTGGATACTGATGTTGTTGTTCTCGCAGTTGCATGTATATCACAATTGCCGGAACTCCAGGAGTTATGGGTACATATTGCCACAGGAAAGAATCACCAGTTCCTCTCGTGCCATGCTATTGCAGCTTCTTTAGGTAACTTTTGTAGTTCCTACGAGACAGGTCACCTGGTCACGTAATGCAAACTTTCTTTAAATAtatgatataatttttttacaggaCCAGAAAGGACAGAAGTTTTGCCATTCTTCCACGCCTTTTCCGGTTGCGACACTGTTTCTTTTCTGTGTGGAAAGGGAAAAAAAAGCGTATTTCAAGCTTGGAGCGCATATCCTGCTGTAACGGAGGGATTTAAATATGGCAAACAAGGCAATATTGAGCAGGCGTTGCCAATATTGGAAAAATTTGTTATATTCTTGTATGACAAGTAAGAGTTTTACAATATTAAGTATGAACAGATTTGAGTTACGAGGTGAAAATTGATCCCTAGACATTATTTTAACACTATATATTTTGTTACTGATTTCAGATCAGGTACAAGTACGAGTGTAAATGAGTGCCGAAAAGTGctatttacaaaaagaagtctCCAGTTAGAGAATCTGCCTCCAACGGAAGATGCGCTCCGTAAACATATTCTCCGTGCAGCTTACCAAGGAggctatgtttggggacagattatagcccctcagcaacagctaCCATcccctgctgactggggctggtccaaagaAAATGGatattgggagcccatatggacaagcctacctgcggcggctgctgcttgtttagagctaattcgttgccgctgcaaaacaaaatgcgcagggaggtgcaactgcattaaaaaaaaactaaaatgcaCGGACCTATGTGCATGTAGTGGAAATTGCGAACTATAGATAAATATCTTAATTTAATCCGCATTTtttgtaacctaacctaacctaacctaaccatgttaattttatcacatttataataactATACTGGCAAAAGTTTGCCCAACATCTTtagttatatatttaatttatatttgtatataatatatatcacttccagaagtaatttgttaatgtaatctacaatcagaagaataacaacttatcagaaatcatctaaacatacttaaaaatcctaaaagctgcataccgctcttacaatgcaggtacgccgcgcgatacaaaacatttttttttacagatttATAAAGGAAAAATGTTTGACATGTTTACTATTCTATATAGTatgataactgggctattcacaggtattttttttctagagataatcctcatagttttaattttgtagaggaattacgaaaaaaaaagtgagaagttttttttttatttttgaatttctcgatttttttgtatgggtgagtaaAAATTTAggcacagaaatgaattcttcatcctcatattacacgaaaaagacaccaaacttgatatagttgcgagatgtatgcagatataaagcttagagtgaggcgcgccggaggcacttttcccccccctcccctgcccacctgctggggggaaccttttggcaaccgggcttaatcggctcagatcacccccaggaacacctgtttcaagcggtttgctttgtctccaaaatgcaaggtggtggaccttagatctccgaCTACTTAAATATGGAAGAAGATGACACCACGCATGCCTCCAAGAGCTCACCCATTGATAACGGGTCCGTGTAGCGCTGCACTGAACACAGTGACGGCACAGACAGCCAACGCCGGGGCCGCGACGTGAGCGTGTAAAGCTGCCGCCGCCGCCAGCCTCAGGGCCTTAGCCGGAGCCCTGGGACGCCGCAGCCGCGCACCCGCACTGAAGAAAATTACAGAAGATGGCACCCAGCAGAGGTACTCCGCGTGCAACGGTCCTGTAAAGCAATTATAGACATGGAATTTTGTATACTCTTTTGAACCAAACAAAATACTTGGCTGGACCAactttttttggtgttattcTGGGCTATTGtcatatactctgtatctttaggtatttaaataaaagtaaacaaaatctaccctcaaatggctgcttaagccagttgagggtacatgaaaacattacatgatcaaataatgtaaaaaataatgttaaagtcaggtcatttagtgactgatccaggcggttttgtatttggtttgtTAACCAATAATAACTacccaaaaatttacaaattgattgtttactttcttttaaatacctaatgatacaGACTTGTTTTAGGTAGTGGCAGAGTTTTGCTATTACTGTTAGTAGAAACGTTGTATCACATTCTACTAATAATATGCTTAGTAGATGGTCCATTATGGATATAACTTGCAAATAAATTAGTTATAAAAGTTTTGCCTTTATACATTTTAAGTAATAATATGAAACATAGCATATAAACTCAAtgcaataattataaaaaaatcttaaactTCTAGCATTATTACAGGAAAAAATTTAAGAGTAAAATTTTTGGTAATATTGTATTTTCTATTCAGaaattctataaaaaaaatactagtgcTAAGAAAGGcattgttttaataataatagtaaatattaGTGAAAAAAGTGAAAATATGATCGCTAGAGGCATTCTTCTATaacaaaaattattataattattttagaaaatttgctattataattataaatttaatttttggtcaTGAACATAGTGCTTATgatttaacccgtggagcgccccagcattaccgtagtatggaactcctatactagttaccatcaCACGTGTGACAGTAGGGCGCTTCACGGGTTAAATTTCTGTTTGAAAATTTATAGAACTTCCCCATTAACTTAAATATTCCCAATATAGGCTTTAATACATAAAATATGCCAATAACATGTCCAAACAAATATTGTCATGTAACGTAGCAAGCTAGTTTATTAGTTTTgctcatagaaggtaggatcgtatagaagtggtatatgcgtgcctccgtgagggacaaaacatgcACAATGcgtcactatgattggtcgaatttatttgttgcccaccataatccatactaaaaaaaaggtgggaaacaaaaaatatgtgagactgtgacaaggacaaacaataataacgctttctctgctactcctactgaaagatacgtaagattATCCCGTTCTGTCggttacccccaccactcatgcccaatccagtttaatactagattcatggtttTGCTTAGGAAAAATCATTTTAAATGTCTATTGTCAATGAGGAAAGTCCTACCACTTTATAACCTAAACTTTAAGCGtaaattaccaaaaaattctGATTCAATAACATGGCCGGATGGGTGCAATGCGTTCTAGGATGATCTACAAGTGAGCATGCATGTTTGCCTCCGGGCGCGCCGAGACGCGGCGAGATCACCGCGAGCGCGATGGCCCCCAGCACTCCGAACACCAGCCAACGTTTTCGCACTTCTTTCCATAAATCTATATTATACGGATTGTCTGCTGTAGTATATCGCCTCTCCTGACTGTAAACACACTCCGTAGACACTGTTATACTCTTCATCATCAATAAAAACACGGGTTTTTCAGCGCGTACGAGGCAGCTTTTCGGAAGACGGTTCGAAGCGCACCGATACTAGTTTAACGGAAGAGGCGGCGTGATTATGCGGGTTTGTGAATAAGATATGAACGGCAGCGAGCCCGGAGCCGGCCGGTTTGCATTTTTAAGCTCATTGTAGAGAAAATCAATTGAAACGAGGTCATGTTTTCAAAAACCCGCGCATCTGCATTGCCGCATGTGACGTCATACATTTGACAGTAGGAAAGATATGGCGTTTGGTTATTGCTACTGtgtgtaaattttttttaagctATAAATAATACCACTTtagaaattttaaaaataaaacattgataattaataataataaaagttttctttaaattaaaGATAATCACTAAATACGTAATGAAATTTCAAACCTTATTTCGTTCGACAAATgtaattttgtgattttatgaCATTTCGAAAGTTTCGAAATAACCAAATAACCAGAAATAACCTCAAAAGCTGACTGTCAAACGAGCAAAACAAACAGATTTTCTTCCAAGAATTTCtctttttaatgtaattttacgtAGTTAACTCAGCCATAATTTAGCGTAAACTACAAGAAAAATGTTTCCGAGCATAGCTAGCTGTGTTAGAACAGCACCTAAGCGAACTACGCCGTTATTGAGGTTAGTTAGATTTTGTaacatttacacaaaaattCCCCTAATTTTTTaactgtttttaataaaaataatagccTTTACTAGGGTTGCGGTTATGATTTATGATATACAGTGTTTAACAAGTTCTTGTCAAGCTCTATCTTCTTGTTACGAtctaaatatgaaaaaaatgtttaccTATAAGTTTATTTTTCCCATTCATTcgaaagcgctggtggcctagcggcaagggcgtgcgactttcaaactggaggttgcgggttcaaaccctgggGCCCCCTTTAGTTTAGAACCAAGATTTTCATTGCAGTTTTGTCCGGACTCACAAAGCAGCGTATGAAGGGGAGGGCAAAACCACAGTGCGAGTTCTGAACCAGGAACAAGATCTGGGGCTGATGATCGACGCTTATGCCACGGTTTGTATCGCCACTATGTCAttctgtacatttttattaatgtaCATATCATtaatacagaaaaaataatAGTTCTAAATTGTTACATAAATGATGATAATTTAACTCACTGTCTATATAACTGTAGGTACATCAGCCAACAACAGAGGTAGGAGCTTGAAATTTAAATCAAACATCCTACAAATGTTGTAAAGCTCTTATCAAAAAGATTTTTCTAATTCAACCTCTTAAATTGCCTGTTTACGTCTGCTtttgtttctgttttcttttgtattgttttcttctattgaggtgtgcaataaagagtatttgtattgtattgtaaattgAACATTATTTATGCAAAGATAATGTTGCAATTGGattctaataatatgtatattagtTAGATTAGCATTGCAGTGCACCATTTAGTTATGGGCCACAACTAACTTAACCTGTATTGTGTAATATTATGACCATATAGCTAAGATCCCtaataacatattattattattattctttaagcAGGCAGGCAGTTGTGACAACTGATATTGCCTGTATCCAGTAATCATTAATAGTTATCGTTGTCAAGTAGATGTATAGATGTGcttgtctaatttatttttaaattggttCACATTTTGTGCAGAAACCACATCTTCGGGGAGTTTGTTCCAAGCCCTCACTACTCGGTTGCTCAAAAAGTGTTTGTATGGGTTACTGTGGGACCTATGCCTTTCTAACTTTAAGTGATGACCTCTCAGACGGGTGTTGTTGTTGCACTTGAACATCTCATGAAAATCCTTGAGGtcataagtttttatttatgtcCATTGCTGCAGTACGGGTTCCGGCTAAACAACGGTATCACAGTCCTGGGTCCACTGGCCATCTTCCCCCGCACCATCCTGTCATGGCAGGTGCCACACTCCGACGCCATCACACCGGAGTCTCTGAGGCTCTTCAAAATGCTAGAACCTAAAATGGACCTTATTGTGAGTATGATGAGaataagaatagaatagattatttttttaaagtgtaataaatttaacatagttttgTTTCGTATGCAAGTCATactatcttatacctttaaacgagcaattcttgtatgtatatttatttatatatttcggggatctcggaaacggttctaacgattttgatgaaatttgctatagggGGGTTCTCGGGGgcaaaaaatcgatctagctaggtcttatctctgagaaaacgcgcagttttgagtttttatctGGTTTTTATAACTTTTCCGAGCAATGCTCTCAGATATTAACACATAATATTAAAACTTAGatttaatacttacttaaaactaaaaattaaaataaactaagGTAAAATTACAGTTAAGTGACACATTGTAAAAtagcgtctgtctgtgtgtaattcAGTGATGGAAGTAAtttaaaagtagtatttttgaaCGTTGTTCGATTTTTATGATGCGTTGATCATGTTGTTTTATGAAATAACTAACTTTTGCCCGCAACTTTGTCTGCATGAAATTTTGGGAAAATAGTTCTTTTGGGTTGTTTAGTTAGCTTTCGTTGTGTTGTTCGTAAAATCGTTGCTTAGTTAGCTTTGACCCTAAAACGTGTGGTACTGTGGTGCTACTCTACTTTTTTCGCCATTTGTATGCTATCTCTCTCTCCGCAGGTGATCGGTATGGAGAGTAAGGAGCGCAACACGATAACGAAGGTGTTCATGGCAGCGAAACAGGCGGGACTGACCGCGGAGATACTACCCGTGGAGCATGCGTGTGCCACCTTCAACTTCCTCAACGCTGAGGGACGGTGAGTGTGCCATGGATGTACATACGAGACAGGCGGGACTGACCGCGGAGATACTCCCCGTAGAGCATGCGTGCCACCTTCAACTTCCTCAACGCTGAGGGACGGTGAGTGTGCCATGGATGTACATACGAGACAGGCGGGACTGACCGCGGAGATACTACCCGTGGAGAATGCGTGCCACCTTCAACTTCCTCACCGCTGAGGGACGGTGAGTGTGCCATGGATGTACATACGAAACAGGCGGGACTGACCGCGGAGATACTCCCCGTGGAGCATGCGTGCCACCTTCAACTTCCTCAACGCTGAGGGACGGTGAGTGTGCCATGGATGTACATACGAGACAGGCGGGACTGACCGCGGAGATACTCCCCGTGGAGCATGCGTGCCACCTTCAACTTCCTCAACGCTGAGGGACGGTGAGTGTGCCATGGATGTACATACGAGACAGGCGGGACTGACCGCGGAGATACTCCCCGTGGAGCATGCGTGCCACCTTCAACTTCCTCAACGCTGAGGGACGGTGAGTGTGCCATGGATGTACATACGAGACAGGCGGGACTGACCGCGGAGATACTACCCGTGGAGAATGCGTGCCACCTTCAACTTCCTCACCGCTGAGGGACGGTGAGTGTGCCATGGATGTACATACGAAACAGGCGGGACTGACCGCGGAGATACTCCCCGTGGAGCATGCGTGCCACCTTCAACTTCCTCAACGCTGAGGGACGGTGAGTGTGCCATGGATGTACATACGAGACAGGCGGGACTGACCGCGGAGATACTCCCCGTGGAGCATGCGTGCCACCTTCAACTTCCTCAACACTGAGGGACGGTGAGTGTGCCATGGATGTACATACGAAACAGGCGGGACTGACCGCGGAGATACTCCCCGTGGAGCATGCGTGCCACCTTCAACTTCCTCAACGCTGAGGGACGGTGAGTGTGCCATGAATGTACATATGTGTGTGATAGAACAGATCTTTAACtggtaaccgcaaacggaaacgaaatccttttcgttcccgggtgaatgaacgaaaccggtttgaaaaataaaacggtttccgagccctgatAATAACACAttattggagcattccatgaaattgtctaccgtttgtcccgtacaaacgcaaaTTATCTGAAGATTTACaagtataagagtttccttttctatgacaaatggtcagaaatatgcacagaaaaataatcgcctgctttaaatgccgaaaaaaaagtcgcaacactggaaataaaatgcgtttgtacgggactgcccgtggaatgctccattgTGTTATATAACCAAAGTTGAGCTAACCTTATATTCCCATTGATACCCAAGCTGAAACCGAGACCTCTTCGCTCGGCACTAAA harbors:
- the LOC134803657 gene encoding uncharacterized protein LOC134803657; protein product: MHPDLLKHFEKGQFVARKTDRPFSGIALDQAHEQINAILKGDGGMIGITENPDSLRKWIIAAPELAALIESFESEILQTESVQDHRHHSGTAANQELFMGEVKSLIATIKELGSPFLEETKDLYNIDTKNVASSEVVQTVFNIEKFGNEQYQTFCKERLNGGKSLLEPIKLNKYARFSTSSKKSDSKTKAKLVGLKNDCSLFSKLYIATCEHRTGNLDSFFAHENQATPPSLSVMGNMRSGTKSDLLKFLINHCDPAHTPIVPSSPPVSAKVLDGSALVHMLSPGHNKIFHEYADKVFIPFLHREFATVSRIDLVWDRYDTESLKNTTREKRGTGQRTRVTLNTKIPKGWANFLRDSTNKEELFHLLASQCHTAKYASNKELYVTDGEGVLSNSSRDKQKLEPCNHEEADTRMIVHVADAVAQGHTKIMLRTVDTDVVVLAVACISQLPELQELWVHIATGKNHQFLSCHAIAASLGPERTEVLPFFHAFSGCDTVSFLCGKGKKSVFQAWSAYPAVTEGFKYGKQGNIEQALPILEKFVIFLYDKSGTSTSVNECRKVLFTKRSLQLENLPPTEDALRKHILRAAYQGGYVWGQIIAPQQQLPSPADWGWSKENGYWEPIWTSLPAAAAACLELIRCRCKTKCAGRCNCIKKKLKCTDLCACSGNCEL
- the LOC134803899 gene encoding NADH dehydrogenase [ubiquinone] 1 alpha subcomplex assembly factor 3 — protein: MFPSIASCVRTAPKRTTPLLSFVRTHKAAYEGEGKTTVRVLNQEQDLGLMIDAYATYGFRLNNGITVLGPLAIFPRTILSWQVPHSDAITPESLRLFKMLEPKMDLIVIGMESKERNTITKVFMAAKQAGLTAEILPVEHACATFNFLNAEGRTVAAALIPPLNVEPNENDMLQSQLHYQNLYKHDLSG